Part of the Carcharodon carcharias isolate sCarCar2 chromosome 20, sCarCar2.pri, whole genome shotgun sequence genome is shown below.
agaacaaaagagagagagaacaaaagagagaacaaaagtgagaggagagaacaaaagatagagagagaagagagaacaagagagaagagagagaacaaaagagaaagagagaacaaaagagaaagagagaacaaaagagagagagaggagagagagaacaaaagagagagaagagagagagaaaacaagagagagagacaagagagagagcgaagagagagaacaagaaagagagagagaacaaaagagagagagaacaaaagagagagagaacaaaagagagagagaacaaaagagagagagaacaaaagagagagagaacaaaagagagagagaacaagagagagagaacaaaagagagagaacaaaagagagagaacaaaagagagagagaacaaaagagagagaggagagaacaaaagagagaggagagaaaacaagagagagagagagacgagagagagaacagaagagATAGCGAAGAGAGAGAACaatagagagagaagagagaacaaaagagagaggagagaaaacaagagagagaggaaagaaaacaaaagagagagaagagagaacaagagagaagagggagaacaaaagagagagagagaacaacagagagagagagaacaaaagagagagagagaacaaaagagaaagagagaacaaaagagagagagaggagagagagaacaaaagagagagaagagagagagaaaacaagagagagagacaagagagagagcgaagagagagaacaagagagagagagagaacaaaagagagagagaacaaaagagagagagaacaaaagagagagagaacaaaagagagagagaacaagagagagagaacaaaagagagagaacaaaagagagagagaacaaaagagagagaggagagaacaaaagagagaggagagaaaacaagagagagagagagacgagagagagaacagaagagATAGCGAAGAGAGAGAACaatagagagagaagagagaacaaaagagagaggagagaaaacaagagagagaggaaagaaaacaaaagagagagaagagagaacaagagagaagagggagaacaaaagagagagagagaacaacagagagagagagaacaaaagagagagagagaacaaaagagagagagaacaagagagagagagaacaagagagagagagagaggagagagagaacaaaagagagagaagagagagagaaaacaagagagagagacaagagagagagcaaagagagagaacaagagagagagaacaaaagagagagaggacaaaagagagagagaacaaaagagagagagaacaaaagagagagagaacaaaagagagagagaacaaaagagagagagagaacaaaagagagagagagaggagagaacaaaagagagaggagagaaaacaagagagagagaaagacaagagagagaacagaagagagagcgaagagagagaacaatagagagagagagagaacaaaagagagagaagagagaaaacaagagagagagagacaagagagagaacagaagagagagagcgaagagagagatcaaaagagagagagaacaaaagagagaggagagaaaacaaaagagagaggaaagaaaacaaaagagagaggagagagaacagagaggagagagagagagaacaaaagagagagataagagagagagaacaatagagagagaagagagagagaacaaagggagagagaacaaagggagaatgagagggaataaaaaagaatgagagagaacaagagggaacaaaagagagggaacaaaagagagagagtgagaagggaaaacaaaagagagcgagaacaaaaggagaggagagagagcaaaacagagagagaacaaaaggagagaggagagagagcaaaacagagagaacaaaagagagaaaagagagaacaaaagagagagagaacaaaagagagagagaacaaaggagagagagaacaaaggagggagagaacaaaggagaaagagaacaaaggagagagagaacaaaggagagaggagagcgaacaaaagagagagagagaagagagagagagcaaaacagagagaagagagaacaaaagagagacaAGAGAGATAGACAACAAACgagaagagagagaacaaaagagggagaagagagagaacaaaagagggagaagagagagaacaaaagagggagaagagagagaacaaaagagggagaagagagagaacaaaagagggagaagagagagaacaaaagagagagaagagagaggaaataaaagcgagagagagacaagagagaacaaaagagagaagagagaacaaaagagtgagaacaaaagagagagaagagagagcaaaagagggagaagagagagagaacaaaagggagaggagggagaacaaaagagaggagtgagaagagagagaacaaaaggtaGAGAagcgagagagaacaaaagagagagagagaagagagagagaacaagaaagaggagagagaacaaaagagagagaagagagagagaacaaaaggtaGAGAagcgagagagaacaaaagagagagaacaagagagagagagaacaagagagagagaacaaaagagagagagagaacaaaagagagagagagaacaaaagagagagagagaacaaaagagagagagagaacaaaagagagagagagaacaaaagagagagagagaacaaaagagagagagagaacaaaagagagagaacaaaagagagaggagagagaaaacaaaagagagagagagcagaagagagagaagagagaacaagagagagagaactaaagagagagagacgagagaaagaacaaaagagagagagacgagagagaacaagagagagagaacaaaagagagagaggagagagagaacaaaagagagagagagagaaaacaaaagagagggagagacaagagagagagaaaagagagaagagagagaacaagagagagagagagaacaaaagagagagagaacaaaagagagaaaacaagagagagacaagagagagaacaaaagagagagagacgagagagaacaagacagagagaacaaaagagagagaggagagagagaaaacaaaagagagagagacaagagagagaacaggagagaagagagagaacaaaagagaagagagagaacaagaaggagaagagagagcaaaagagagagagaactaaagagagagaagagaaaacaaaagagggagaagagagaataaaagagggagaagagagagagaacaaaagggagaggagagagaacaaaagagagagaggagagagaagagtgagaacaatagagagagaagagagagaacaaaagagaaagagaggagagagagaacaaaagggagagagagcagagagatcaaaacagagaagagagaacaaaagagagagagaacaagagagaggagagagagaacaagagagagaaagagaggagagaacaaaagagaggagagaacaaaagagagagagaggagagaacaaaagagagagcgaagagagggagaacaaaagggagagagagaagagagagaccaaaagagaaagagaggagagaacaaaagggagagaggagagagatcaaaacagagagagaagagagaacaaaagagagagagaagagagagagagaacaagagagagagagaggagagagagaacaaaagagagaagagagagagagaacaaaagagagagagagaagtgagaaaacagaagagagagaagagagagaacaaaagagagaggagagaacaaaagagagagagcgagagagagacagagaagagagagagaacaaaagagaaagtgagaagagagagaacaaaagagagtgaagggagagaacaagagagagagagagaacaaacgagagaaagagagagaacaaaagagagaggagagagagagaacaaaagagagacaagtgagaaaacaagagagagaagagagaacaaaagagaagagagaacaaaagagagagagaacgagagaggagaaagaaaacaaaagagagagagaacaaaagagagagaggagagagaacagaagagagagagaaaacaaaagagggagaagagagagagaacaaaaaggagagaggagagagagaacaagagagaggagagaacaaaaaagagaagagagagaacaaaagagagagagaggagagagagtacaagagagagaggagagagagaacaaaaagagagagaacaaaaagagaagagagagagagaacaaaagagagagaagggagagtgaacaagagagagagagagggaagagaataaaagagagagaaaagagagagaaaacaaagagagaaaacaaagagagaaaacaaagagagagagggaaaagagaagagggaacaagagagagagaggagagggaaccaaagagagaggagagggaacaaaagagagaggagagagagagagaaaacaaagggATAGagaacaaagggagagagaacaaaaggaGAATGAGAGATAACAAAAAGCGAATGAGAGAGAACAAAAAGAGGATGAGAGAGAAGAATagagaacaaaagagaaagaacaaaagagggagaacaaaagagggagaacaaaagagggagaacaaaagagggagaacaaaagagggagaacaaaagagggagaacaaaagagagaggagagagaacaagagagagagagaagagagaacaaaTGAGAGAAGAAATGAGAGACTGGAGAACAAACGAGagaagatagagacagagaataaaacagagaacaaaagacagagaaaaaacaaaagagagaggggagagggaacaaaagagagagagagagagagacgggagagagaacacaaagagaacaagagagaaagaacaaaagagagagaaggcagagagaacaaaagagagagagaacaagagagagagaggagagagagaacaagagagagagagagagagaggagcgaacaaaagagagagaagagcgaacaaaagagaggagagaacaaaagagagaaagagaagagaacaaaagagagaaagaggagagaacaaaagagagaaagaggagagggagaacaaaagggagagagagaagacagagaccaaaagagaaagagagaagggaacaaaagggagagaggagagagatcaaaacagagagaggggagagaacaaaagagagagaagagagagaacaaaagagagagaacgagagacagagaagagagagaagagagaaagagaacaaaagagggagaagagagagaacaaaaaggagagaggagagagaacaaaaaggagagaggagagaacaaaagagagagagagagaagaaagagaacaaaagagagaagagagaacaaaagagagagagaggagagagaacaaaagagagagagaggagagggagaacaaaagggagagagagaacaaaagagaaagagagaagagagagagaacaaaagggagagagaggagagagatcaaaacagagagaagagagaacaaaagagagagagggagagaagagagacaacaaaagagagagagggagagaagggagggaacaaaagtgagagaagagagagagaacaaaagagagagaaggcagaTAGAACAaaagagagacgggagagagggcAAAAGAaaggggagagtgcgagagagagaacaaaaagagagagaacaaaaagagaacaagagagagagaacaaaagagagagagaacaaaagagagagaagggagagtgaacaagagagagagagggaagagaataaaagagagaaaagagagagaaaacaaagagagaaaacaaagcgagagagggagaagagaagagggaacaagagagagagaggagagggaacaaaagagagaggagagagagagagagaacaaagggATAGagaacaaagggagagagaacaaaaagagaatgagagaacaaaaAGCgaatgagagagaagagagaacaaaAAGCGAATGAGAGAGAAGAAAGAACAAAAAGAACAAAAGAGGGAGAACAAAAGAGGGAGAACAAAAGAGGGAGAACAAAAGAGGGAGAACAAAAGagggagaacaaaagagagaggagagagaacaagaggagagaaaacaagagagagaaagaacaaaagagtgagaagagagaacaaaagagagagagaagagagaacaagagagagagaggggagaacaaATGAGAGAAGAAATGAGAGAACGGAGAACAAACGAGAGAAGATAGAGACGGAGAACAAAACAGAGAAGAAAAGACAGAGAAAAAACacaagagagaggggagagggaacaaaagagaaagagagagagagagagatgggagagagaacaaaaagagaacaagagagaaagaacaaaagagagagaaggcagagagaacaaaagagagagagtgagatgggagagagggcaaaagagagggaagagagagtgcgagagagagaacaaaaagaGAGAACAaaaagagaacaagagagagagagcgaacaaaagagagaagagagagagaacaagagagaaagagggagaagaggagAGGGAACAAAGGAATAGAgatcaaagggagagagaacaaagggagagagaacaaagggagaatgagagaacaaaaatgagtgagagaacaagagagaacaaaagagagagaacaaaaatgagtgagagagaacacaatacagagaacaaaagagagagaacaaaagaggagagaaaacaagagggagagaaaacaaaAGAGTGAGAAGAGATAACAAAAGAGAGAGGAGAACAAAAGAaaggagagaacaagagagagaagagagaaaaagaaagagagaagagatgagagagagaagaaatgATAGAGAGAATGGAGAACAAACGAGAGAAAATAGAGAGGGAGAACAAAACAGAGaacagaagacagagagaaaacaaaagagccgggagagagaacaaaaagagaacaagagagagaacaaaagagagagaaggcagagagaacaagagagagggggaagagaacaaaagagagagaaagaaagagagaaaacaaagagagaaaacaagcgagagagagagagggagaagagaagaaggaacaaaagagagagagaagaaaagagggaacaaaagagagagggagagggaacaaaagagatagaagagagagagaacaaagggagagagaacaaatggagagagaacaaaaagagaatgagagagaacaaaagagagagaacaagagagagaaaaaacaaaggAGTGagaagagagaacaaaagagaggagaacaaaagagagagagagaagagagaacaagagagagagaagagagaagaaatgagagagaaaagaaatgagagagagactggagaacaaACGAGAGAAGATGGAGAGGGAGAACAAAACAGAGaacaaaagacagagagaaaacaaaagagagaggggagaggtaacaaaagagagagagacaggagagagaacaaaaagagaacaagagagagggaacaaaagagagagaaggcagagagaacaagagagggggaagagaacaaaagagagggaaaaggagagaaaaCAAAGAGAAAACAAGAGAGAGGTAGAAGAGAAGAGGGAacaaaagagggagggggagagggaacaaaagagatagaagagagagagaacaaagaaATAGAAagaacaaagagacagagagaacaaagagagagagaacaaagagagagagagaacaaagagagagagaacaaagagagagagaacaaagagagagagaacaaagagagagagaacaaagagaacagagagagaacaaagagagagagagaacaaagagagagagagaacaaagagagagagagaacaaagagagagagagagaacagagagagagaacaaagagagagagagagaactaagagagagaacaaaagggagagaaCAAACGAGAGAGAACAAACGAGAGAGAACAAACGAGAGAGAACAAACGAGAGAGAACAAACGAGAGAGAACAAACGAGAGAGAACAAACGAGAGAGAACAAACGAGAGAGAACAaacgagagagaacaaaagagagagaacaaaagagagagaaggcagagagaacaagagagaggggaagagaacaaaagagagagaaaaaagagagaaaacaaagagagaaaacaagcgagagagagggagaagagaagaAGGAacaaaagagagggagaagagaagagggaacaaaagagagagagggagagggaacaaaagagctagaagagagagagaataaagagagaacaaagagagagagaaagagagagagagagaagaaagagagaaagagagaagagagagagaacagagagagagaacaaaaagaGACAGAACAAAGAGGGAACAAAGAGAGCGAgaacaaagagtgagagagaacaaagagagagagaacaaagagagagagagaacagagagagagagaacagagagagagagaacagagagagagaacagagagagagaacagagagagagagaacagagagagagaagaaagagagagagaacaaagagagatagagaacaaagagagatagagaacaaagagagagagaacaaagagagagagaacaaagagagagagagaacaaagagagagagagaacaaagagagagagagaacaaaaagaGACAGAACAAAGagaggacaaagagagagagaacaaagagagagagaacaaagagagagagagaacaaagagagagagaacagagagagagagaacagagagagagaacaaagagagagagagaacaaaaagagagaacagagagagagagaacagagagagagaagaaagagagagagaacaaagagagatagagaacaaagagagatagagaacaaaGAGATagagaacaaagagagagagagaacaaagagagagagaacaaagagagagagagaacaaagagagagagagaacaaaagagagagaaaacgagagagggagaagaggaacaaaagagagaggagagagagagaacaaatgaGATAGATAGAAGGGCGAAcgagagaatagagagagaacaaaagagagaatgaaagacagagaaaacgaaagagagaggggagagagaagagagagaaaaaagagagaacaAAAAGTGAAcaagagacagagaataaaagagagggaagggagagagaacaaaagaaaagagaggagagagagaacaaaacaaagagagaaaacag
Proteins encoded:
- the LOC121292353 gene encoding U1 small nuclear ribonucleoprotein 70 kDa-like, translating into ERERTKEREERKQERERQEREQKRENKREREERENKREKRERE